The nucleotide window GCCCGCCGGGGCGGCACGTCGGCCGGTCCCGTGGAGCTGGCCGGCGGCGTGCGTGCGGTCCGGGAGGGGCCCGGAGTGACGTGCGTCGCGGAGTCCTCCGGGCAGGCCGACGGTGGGGGCCCGTGTGCCAGACTGGTCCTCATCCCCCGACGCCCCGGCTGCTGACCGCGACCCGGCGCCGGCCCCACCCGCACGAGCACCCAGGAGCGGCACCCGCATGGACGCACAGGATGTCCGGAAAGACCTCACCCACGTCCTCATGAGCAAGGAGGAGGTCCAGGACACCATCACGGACCTCGCCGCGCAGATCGACCGCGACTACGAGTCCAAGGACCTCCTGATCGTGGCCGTGCTCAAGGGCGCCGTGATGGTGGTCGCCGACCTCACCCGGGCCCTGCACTCGCACGTCGAGATGGACTTCATGGCCGTGTCCTCCTACGGCTCCGGCACCAAGTCCTCCGGCGTGGTGCGGATCCTCAAGGACCTCGACGCGGACCTGACCGGCCGCCACGTGCTGATCGTGGAGGACATCATCGACTCGGGGCTGACCCTCTCCTGGCTCAAGGCGAACCTCGAGTCCCGCGGCCCGGAGTCGGTGGAGATCTGCGCGCTGCTGCGCAAGCCGGACGCGATGAAGGTGGAGATCGACGTGAAGTACGTCGGCCGCGACATCCCCAACGAGTTCGTGGTGGGCTACGGCCTCGACTACGCCGAGAAGTACCGCAACCTGGACTTCGTCGGCACGCTGGCCCCGCACGTCTACAGCTGACCCCCGCCGCCCGCGGGGGAGAGGGGGCTGTCCACCGGCGGCGAACTCCCCGCGGCCCGTCCCCGCGCCGCTCCGCCCGCCCGGTACCGTGGTGCAGTGACCCAAGGCCCGGGCCGCGCCTCCGTGCACCCGGCCCGCGTCCCGCCGGGACATGGCAGACCAGGAGACAGACGGACCGTGAAGAAGCTGTTCAACAAGCCCTACGTCTGGATCCTGCTCGGGCTCCTCGTGCTGGGGATGGCCATCCCGCTGGCCACGAGCCAGGGCGGCCGCGCGATGGTGGACACCAACGTGGGCATGTCCATGCTGAAGGACGACAGGGCCGTGGAGGCCCGCGTGGTCGACGGCGACCAGCGCGTGGACCTCTCCCTCCGTGAGCCCTACGAGCAGGACGGCCGGGACCTCGGCAAGGACGTCTACTTCCACTTCTCCGCGGCGCGCGCGGACGACGTCGTCGCGGCCGTGGACCAGTCCGCGCTGGACGGCTACACGGACGAGCCGGTGCGCAGCAACTGGCTCACCTCGCTGCTGGGCCTCATGGTCCCGTTCCTGCTGATCTCCCTGTTCTTCTGGTTCCTCCTCTCCCGCATGCAGGGCGGCGGCGGCAAGGTCATGCAGTTCGGCAAGTCCCGCGCGAAGCTCATCAACAAGGACAACCCGGACGTGCTGTTCAAGGACGTCGCCGGCGCGGACGAGGCCGTGGAGGAGCTCGAGGAGATCAAGGAGTTCCTCACCGTCCCGGACCGCTTCCACGCGGTGGGCGCCAAGATCCCCAAGGGCGTGCTGCTCTACGGCCCTCCCGGCACGGGCAAGACCCTGCTCGCCAAGGCCGTGGCCGGCGAGGCCGGGGTGCCCTTCTACTCGATCTCCGGCTCGGACTTCGTGGAGATGTTCGTGGGCGTGGGCGCCTCCCGCGTGCGCGACCTCTTCGAGCAGGCCAAGAACAACGCGCCGGCCATCATCTTCGTGGACGAGATCGACGCCGTCGGCCGGCACCGCGGCGCGGGCATCGGCGGCGGCAACGACGAGCGCGAGCAGACCCTGAACCAGATGCTCGTGGAGATGGACGGCTTCGACGCCTCCACCAACGTCATCATGATCGCGGCCACCAACCGCCCGGACGTCCTGGACCCGGCGCTGCTGCGCCCCGGCCGCTTCGACCGGCAGATCCCCGTGGAGGCCCCTGACCTGGAGGGCCGCGCGAAGATCCTCGAGGTCCACGCGCAGGGCAAGCCGATCGCCATGGACGTGGACCTGCGCTCCCTGGCCAAGCGCACCCCGGGCTACACGGGAGCGGACCTGGCGAACGTCATCAACGAGGCGGCGCTGCTCACGGCCCGCTCGAACAACAACGTGATCGACGACAAGGCCCTGGACGAGGCCGTGGACCGCGTGATGGCGGGCCCGCAGAAGCGCACGCGCCTCATGAACGAGCACGAGCGCAAGGTCACGGCCTACCACGAGGGCGGCCACGCGCTCGTGGCGGCCGGCCTGCGCAACTCCGCCCCCGTCACCAAGATCACGATCCTGCCGCGCGGCCGCGCCCTGGGCTACACGATGGTGGTGCCGGAGAGCGACAAGTACTCGGTCACGCGCAACGAGCTGCTCGACCAGCTGGCCTACGCGATGGGCGGCCGCGTGGCCGAGGAGGTCGTCTTCAAGGACCCCTCCACCGGCGCGGCCAACGACATCCAGAAGGCCACCGAGACGGCGCGCAAGATGGTCACCGAGTACGGCATGAGCTCCCGCGTGGGCGCCGTGAAGCTCGGCACGGGGGACTCCGAGCCGTTCGTGGGCGGGGGCTCCGGCAGCTCGTCCCGCGAGTACTCCGACGAGCTGGCCTCCCTCGTGGACGCCGAGGTCCGCGCCCTCCTCGACGGTGCGCACGCCGACGCCCACTGGGTGCTCACCGAGAACCGTGACATCCTCGACCGGCTCGCCTACGAGCTCCTCGAGCGGGAGACCCTCAACCAGGAGGAGATCGCCGAGATCTTCGCGGACGTGCGCAAGCGTCCGGAGCGGGATCTCTGGCTCGCGGCCGACGAGCGCCTCCCCCACGACGTGCCGCCCGTCCTCTCCCCGGCCGAGCGCCGCTCGCGCCGCGACGCGGAGGAGCAGGCGCCCGTCGGCACCTCGGACAGCACGGTGCCGGTCGCTCCCGAGGGCGCGCCGCCGTCGTCGCTGGGCGGAGACGCCCCCGGCGGCACGCCGCCGGCCACCGGCCCGGGCAACGCGCCCGGCCCCGGGAAGGGGCCGACGTGGTGAACCCGGACCTGCTCCTGCACGACGACGGCCCGATGGGCGACGACGACGCGTTCCCGGGCGTGCCCGGCACGTTCGACCCGCGCTCGACCGCCGTGGACCGGCCGCGCATCGAGCGGGCCGTCCGGGAGATCCTCGAGGCGATCGGCGAGGACCCGGACCGCGAGGGGCTGCAGGACACCCCGAAGCGCGTGGCCAAGGCGTACGCGGAGTTCTTCGCGGGCCTGCACCAGAGCCCCGAGCAGGTGCTGGGCACCACGTTCGACATCGCGCACGAGGAGCTCGTGGTGGTGAAGGACATCCCCTTCTACTCCACGTGCGAGCACCACCTGGTCCCCTTCCACGGCGTGGCGCACATCGGCTACATCCCCTCCGCCGAGGGGCGGGTGACGGGGCTGTCCAAGCTCGCCCGGCTCGTGGAGCTCTACGCCCGCCGCCCGCAGGTGCAGGAACGGCTCACCACGCAGGTGGTGGAGGCCCTCATGGAGCACCTGGCGCCGAAGGGTGCGATCGTGGTGGTCGAGGCCGAGCACCTGTGCATGTCCATGCGGGGGGTGCGCAAGCCGGGCGCGAAGACCGTCACCTCCGCCGTGCGCGGGCAGCTGCGGGACCCGTCCACACGCTCCGAGGCCATGAGCCTCATCATGCACGGCTGAGCGACGTCGGGCGCACCCGCGGGCGCCGCCCCCGAACGAGGAGGACACAGTGAGCACGCGTGAGGCCAACCGGGCCCTGCTGGGCGCCCTGCCCGCGGACCGCACCCTGGTGATGGGCATCCTGAACGTCACCCCGGACTCGTTCTCCGACGGCGGCGCCCACGACGCCGTCGGCCCCGCCCTCGCCCACGCGCGGCGGATGCTCGCCGAGGGGGCGGACATCATCGACGTCGGCGGCGAGTCCACGCGCCCGGGCGCGCAGGCCGTGCCCCCGCAGCAGGAGCAGGAGCGGATCCTCCCGGTCGTCGAGGCGCTGCTGGCCGACGGGGCCGTGGTCTCCGTGGACACGATGCACACGGCCACCGCGCGGGCCGCCCTCGAGCTGGGCCCCGTGATCGTCAACGACGTCTCCGGCCTCGTCCACGAGCCGGACATGCCCGAGCTCATCGCCGAGACGGGCGCGCCGTACGTGCTCATGCACAACCGCGGCAAGCCCCAGGCCATGGACGGACTGGCGGAGTACGCGGACACCGTGCCGGACGTGGTGTGCGAGCTGCGCGCCGTGGCGGAGCGCTTCATGGCGGCGGGCGTGGAGCGCGAGCAGCTGATCCTGGACCCGGGGCTCGGCTTCGCGAAGGCCGGCGAGCAGAACTGGGAGCTGCTGCGCGGCCTCGAGTGGCTGCAGGCGATGGGCCACCCCGTGCTGGTGGCCGCCTCCCGCAAGCGCTTCCTGGGCTCGCTCCTGGAGGACGCGGACGGCGCGGCCCCGGAGCCGACCGAGCGGGACGCCGCCACCGCCGCGGTCAGCGCGCTCTCCGCCTTCCACGGCGTGTGGGCCGTCCGCGTGCACGACGTCCCCTCCAGCGCGGCCGCGGTGCGCGCCGCCGCGGCGTGGCGCGGTGCCTCGTGGCTGGGGAGATCCCTCTCGGCCGAGGTGCCGGCGTGAGCGCGGCCGGGCGCGGCACCGCCCCGGACCGCATCCGCCTGACTGGCCTCACGGCCGTGGGCCGGCACGGCGTGTTCGAGCACGAGCGCCGGGACGGGCAGCCGTTCGTCACGGACGTGGTGCTCCACCTCGACGCCGGCCCTGCCGCCGCCACGGACGACCTCGCCCGCACCGCCCACTACGGCGAGGTCGCCGACACCGTGGTCCGGCTCGTGACGGGCGAGCCGGTGGACCTGATCGAGACGCTGGCCGTGCGGATCGCGGCCGCCGTCCTCGCGGAGCAGCCCGTGGTGGAGGCGGTGGAGGTCACCGTGCACAAGCCGCAGGCCCCCATCCCGCACGACT belongs to Micrococcus sp. 2A and includes:
- the hpt gene encoding hypoxanthine phosphoribosyltransferase, translating into MDAQDVRKDLTHVLMSKEEVQDTITDLAAQIDRDYESKDLLIVAVLKGAVMVVADLTRALHSHVEMDFMAVSSYGSGTKSSGVVRILKDLDADLTGRHVLIVEDIIDSGLTLSWLKANLESRGPESVEICALLRKPDAMKVEIDVKYVGRDIPNEFVVGYGLDYAEKYRNLDFVGTLAPHVYS
- the ftsH gene encoding ATP-dependent zinc metalloprotease FtsH, whose amino-acid sequence is MKKLFNKPYVWILLGLLVLGMAIPLATSQGGRAMVDTNVGMSMLKDDRAVEARVVDGDQRVDLSLREPYEQDGRDLGKDVYFHFSAARADDVVAAVDQSALDGYTDEPVRSNWLTSLLGLMVPFLLISLFFWFLLSRMQGGGGKVMQFGKSRAKLINKDNPDVLFKDVAGADEAVEELEEIKEFLTVPDRFHAVGAKIPKGVLLYGPPGTGKTLLAKAVAGEAGVPFYSISGSDFVEMFVGVGASRVRDLFEQAKNNAPAIIFVDEIDAVGRHRGAGIGGGNDEREQTLNQMLVEMDGFDASTNVIMIAATNRPDVLDPALLRPGRFDRQIPVEAPDLEGRAKILEVHAQGKPIAMDVDLRSLAKRTPGYTGADLANVINEAALLTARSNNNVIDDKALDEAVDRVMAGPQKRTRLMNEHERKVTAYHEGGHALVAAGLRNSAPVTKITILPRGRALGYTMVVPESDKYSVTRNELLDQLAYAMGGRVAEEVVFKDPSTGAANDIQKATETARKMVTEYGMSSRVGAVKLGTGDSEPFVGGGSGSSSREYSDELASLVDAEVRALLDGAHADAHWVLTENRDILDRLAYELLERETLNQEEIAEIFADVRKRPERDLWLAADERLPHDVPPVLSPAERRSRRDAEEQAPVGTSDSTVPVAPEGAPPSSLGGDAPGGTPPATGPGNAPGPGKGPTW
- the folE gene encoding GTP cyclohydrolase I FolE, with product MGDDDAFPGVPGTFDPRSTAVDRPRIERAVREILEAIGEDPDREGLQDTPKRVAKAYAEFFAGLHQSPEQVLGTTFDIAHEELVVVKDIPFYSTCEHHLVPFHGVAHIGYIPSAEGRVTGLSKLARLVELYARRPQVQERLTTQVVEALMEHLAPKGAIVVVEAEHLCMSMRGVRKPGAKTVTSAVRGQLRDPSTRSEAMSLIMHG
- the folP gene encoding dihydropteroate synthase, with the translated sequence MSTREANRALLGALPADRTLVMGILNVTPDSFSDGGAHDAVGPALAHARRMLAEGADIIDVGGESTRPGAQAVPPQQEQERILPVVEALLADGAVVSVDTMHTATARAALELGPVIVNDVSGLVHEPDMPELIAETGAPYVLMHNRGKPQAMDGLAEYADTVPDVVCELRAVAERFMAAGVEREQLILDPGLGFAKAGEQNWELLRGLEWLQAMGHPVLVAASRKRFLGSLLEDADGAAPEPTERDAATAAVSALSAFHGVWAVRVHDVPSSAAAVRAAAAWRGASWLGRSLSAEVPA
- the folB gene encoding dihydroneopterin aldolase translates to MSAAGRGTAPDRIRLTGLTAVGRHGVFEHERRDGQPFVTDVVLHLDAGPAAATDDLARTAHYGEVADTVVRLVTGEPVDLIETLAVRIAAAVLAEQPVVEAVEVTVHKPQAPIPHDFADAAVTVLRRREEGR